From a single Pseudobutyrivibrio xylanivorans genomic region:
- the gyrA gene encoding DNA gyrase subunit A: MDDKIFDNIHDVDLKETMETSYIDYAMSVIASRALPDVRDGLKPVQRRVLFSMIELNNGPDKPHRKCARIVGDTMGKYHPHGDSSIYGALVNMAQEWNTRYPLVDGHGNFGSEDGDGAAAMRYTEARLSKISMTMFGINYKDDKFTTGKDIDMDGVDFMPNFDETEKEPTVLPARYPNLLVNGTTGIAVGMATNIPPHNLREVIGAVNKIIDNQVEEDRDTEIDELLDIVKGPDFPTGGVILGKAGIEEAYRTGRAKIRVRAVSEIEPMDNGKNRIVVTELPYMVNKARLIENIAKLVKDKKIDGITDLRDESSREGIRVCIELRRDVNPNIILNQLYKHTQLQDTFGVIMLALVNNQPKILNLKQMLKHYLDHQKDVVTRRTKYELNKAEERAHILEGLLIALDNIDEVIQIIRSSADVNTAKATLMERFGLSEAQAQAIVDMRLRALTGLERDKIQQEYDDLQILIGKLKAILGDEKILLGVIKTEITEIADKYGDDRRTEIGFDEFDISMEDMIPVTNTVVTFTKLGYIKRMNEDNFKAQHRGGKGIKGMETIDEDYVTEMLMMSSHDYLLFFTNKGRVYRIKAYEIPESSRTSRGIAIVNILQLQPDEKITAMIPIEDYHEDKYLFMATADGFVKKTKITEYDNIRKNGLTAISLRDDDTLIEVKLTDGDEDVIMVTKYGQAIRFSETEVRPTGRATMGVIGMNLSADDVIIGMQLISQGESLMTVSENGLGKCTLMTEFNTIHRGGKGVKCYKITEKTGNLIGAKAVERDDEVMLINTAGTIIRIEVAGTALLSRITSGVKLIDLKENTKLISIAKVRKSDTILSEEVEELNEGSTTES; this comes from the coding sequence ATGGACGATAAAATTTTTGATAACATTCATGATGTTGATCTAAAAGAAACAATGGAAACCTCCTACATCGATTATGCCATGAGCGTTATTGCTTCACGTGCTCTTCCAGATGTAAGAGATGGTTTAAAGCCAGTTCAGCGTAGAGTGCTCTTCTCTATGATTGAGCTTAACAATGGTCCCGACAAGCCACACAGAAAATGTGCTCGTATTGTCGGTGATACCATGGGTAAGTATCACCCTCATGGTGATAGTTCTATTTACGGAGCTCTTGTTAATATGGCTCAGGAATGGAACACTCGATACCCTCTTGTTGATGGTCATGGAAACTTTGGTTCTGAAGACGGCGATGGCGCAGCTGCCATGCGATATACTGAGGCACGTCTTTCAAAGATTTCAATGACAATGTTTGGTATCAATTACAAGGATGACAAGTTCACCACTGGTAAGGATATCGATATGGATGGCGTTGATTTTATGCCAAACTTTGATGAGACTGAGAAAGAGCCTACTGTTCTTCCAGCTCGTTATCCAAACCTTCTTGTAAATGGTACTACTGGTATCGCAGTAGGAATGGCTACTAATATTCCACCACACAATCTTCGTGAGGTAATTGGTGCAGTTAATAAAATCATCGATAATCAGGTTGAAGAAGATAGAGATACAGAAATAGATGAGCTTCTTGATATTGTAAAGGGACCTGACTTTCCAACAGGTGGAGTTATTCTTGGAAAAGCAGGAATTGAAGAGGCATATCGCACTGGTCGTGCAAAAATCCGAGTTCGTGCGGTTTCTGAAATTGAGCCAATGGACAATGGTAAGAACAGAATCGTTGTTACCGAGCTTCCATACATGGTTAATAAAGCAAGACTTATCGAAAATATTGCTAAGCTTGTTAAAGATAAAAAGATTGATGGAATTACAGACCTTCGTGATGAGTCATCACGTGAAGGAATCCGTGTTTGTATTGAACTTCGTCGTGACGTAAATCCAAACATCATTTTAAATCAGCTATACAAGCACACACAATTGCAGGATACTTTCGGTGTTATCATGCTTGCACTTGTGAATAATCAACCAAAGATTCTCAATCTTAAGCAAATGCTTAAGCATTACCTAGATCATCAAAAGGATGTTGTTACACGTCGTACAAAGTATGAGCTTAACAAGGCTGAGGAGCGTGCTCACATCTTAGAGGGCTTGCTTATTGCACTTGATAATATCGATGAAGTAATTCAAATTATACGTAGTTCAGCAGATGTAAACACTGCGAAGGCTACATTGATGGAGCGCTTTGGTCTTTCAGAGGCACAGGCTCAGGCAATTGTAGATATGCGTCTTCGTGCTCTCACAGGTTTGGAGCGTGACAAGATTCAGCAGGAATATGATGATTTACAGATTCTTATTGGAAAGTTAAAAGCAATCTTGGGTGACGAAAAGATTCTTCTTGGTGTAATCAAGACAGAAATTACAGAAATTGCAGATAAGTATGGCGATGACAGACGCACTGAAATTGGATTTGATGAGTTTGATATCAGCATGGAGGATATGATTCCTGTAACCAATACAGTTGTTACATTCACAAAGCTTGGTTATATCAAGCGTATGAATGAAGATAACTTCAAGGCTCAGCACAGAGGTGGCAAGGGAATTAAGGGTATGGAGACAATTGATGAAGATTACGTTACCGAAATGCTCATGATGTCATCTCATGACTACCTGCTCTTCTTCACAAATAAGGGACGAGTATACAGAATTAAAGCATACGAGATTCCAGAATCAAGCCGAACAAGCCGAGGAATTGCAATTGTTAATATTCTTCAGCTTCAGCCAGATGAAAAAATTACTGCCATGATTCCAATTGAGGATTATCATGAGGATAAATATCTCTTCATGGCTACAGCAGATGGCTTCGTTAAGAAGACAAAGATTACTGAATATGACAACATTCGTAAGAATGGCCTTACAGCAATCAGTCTTCGTGATGATGATACTCTTATCGAGGTTAAGCTTACTGATGGTGATGAAGATGTAATCATGGTTACAAAATACGGTCAGGCAATTCGATTCAGCGAGACAGAGGTTCGTCCAACTGGTCGTGCTACCATGGGTGTTATTGGAATGAACCTTTCAGCTGATGATGTCATTATTGGAATGCAGCTTATTTCTCAGGGTGAAAGCCTTATGACTGTTTCTGAAAATGGACTTGGAAAGTGCACTCTTATGACTGAGTTTAACACAATCCACCGTGGTGGTAAGGGTGTTAAGTGCTACAAGATTACAGAGAAAACTGGAAATCTTATCGGCGCTAAGGCTGTTGAAAGAGATGATGAGGTAATGCTTATCAATACAGCTGGAACAATTATCAGAATTGAAGTTGCAGGTACTGCTCTTCTTAGCAGAATTACCTCTGGAGTTAAGTTAATCGATCTTAAAGAAAATACTAAACTTATTAGTATTGCAAAAGTACGAAAAAGTGATACAATACTTTCAGAAGAGGTTGAAGAATTAAATGAAGGTTCAACAACCGAATCATAA
- a CDS encoding ABC transporter permease has product MKKSLLSAQVDLSKFNAANFEKATDEEKRQQDVMGESTTFFKDGMRRLRKNPLAMASIIVLTLIILIIIITPHFVPYTYDQIIAVNGVRDKGSANLGFFEYSQKELQYMNETGEDLFPHIFGTDGLGRDYFIRVIYGTRVSLAVGVVAAIMVVIIGIIYGSIAGYFGGKVDLIMMRIVDIIYSLPDMLIIILLSVVLRENLTGKLAGTVFSALGSNMISMFIVFGLLYWVSMARLIRGQILTIKNNEYVLAARCIGTSNAKILKRHILPNCLSVIIITTALQIPSAIFTESYLSFLGLGVSVPLSSLGSLANDARAGMQSYPARLVIPAVIICLIVLALNLLGDGLRDAFDTKLD; this is encoded by the coding sequence ATGAAAAAAAGCCTCCTGTCAGCACAGGTCGATTTATCGAAATTCAACGCAGCAAACTTTGAAAAAGCGACAGATGAGGAAAAACGTCAGCAGGACGTAATGGGTGAATCTACTACATTCTTTAAAGACGGTATGAGACGCCTGAGGAAAAATCCACTTGCTATGGCGAGTATCATTGTACTTACACTTATTATTTTAATTATTATTATAACTCCACATTTTGTTCCATACACTTACGACCAGATTATTGCAGTTAATGGCGTTAGAGATAAAGGTAGTGCAAACCTTGGATTTTTCGAGTATTCACAAAAGGAACTTCAGTACATGAATGAAACAGGTGAGGATTTATTCCCTCATATTTTTGGTACTGACGGTCTTGGTAGAGATTACTTTATCAGAGTTATTTATGGTACAAGAGTTTCACTTGCTGTAGGTGTTGTAGCAGCAATCATGGTTGTAATCATTGGTATTATTTATGGTTCAATAGCCGGTTATTTTGGTGGAAAAGTTGACCTGATTATGATGAGAATTGTTGATATCATCTATTCTCTTCCAGATATGCTTATTATTATTCTTCTATCAGTAGTATTAAGAGAGAATCTTACAGGAAAGCTTGCAGGAACAGTTTTTTCTGCCCTCGGTTCGAATATGATTTCAATGTTTATCGTATTTGGATTACTTTATTGGGTAAGTATGGCCCGTCTTATCAGAGGACAGATTCTCACAATTAAAAATAACGAATATGTCCTTGCTGCAAGATGTATTGGAACATCGAATGCAAAGATTTTAAAGAGACATATTTTACCTAACTGTTTGTCGGTAATTATTATCACCACTGCACTTCAGATTCCAAGTGCAATCTTTACAGAGAGCTACTTGTCATTCTTAGGACTTGGTGTTTCAGTTCCACTTTCATCACTTGGTTCACTTGCCAATGATGCCAGAGCCGGTATGCAGTCTTACCCAGCAAGACTTGTTATTCCAGCAGTTATTATTTGCTTAATCGTACTTGCACTTAACCTCCTTGGTGATGGTCTCAGAGATGCATTCGATACAAAGCTTGATTAA
- a CDS encoding fumarate hydratase, which translates to MKIISTATVVENVKEMCIRANHYLSEDMNLALNKAVDTEKSELGKKILNQLQENLEIADKEQIPICQDTGMAVFFIEVGQDLHIEGGLLTDAINEGVRQGYTEGYLRKSVVGDPIERINTKDNTPAIIHYDLVAGDSLKITLAPKGFGSENMSRIFMLKPADGIEGVKEAILTAVKEAGPNACPPMVVGVGIGGTFEKSALMAKKALTREFSERQNIPWVKELEDEMLEKINKLGIGPGGLGGTTTALAVNINTYATHIAGLPVAVNICCHVNRHITRKL; encoded by the coding sequence ATGAAGATAATAAGTACAGCAACAGTTGTAGAAAACGTAAAAGAGATGTGTATAAGAGCTAATCATTATCTTTCAGAAGATATGAATTTAGCACTTAATAAAGCTGTTGATACAGAAAAATCAGAACTTGGAAAGAAAATTTTAAACCAGCTTCAAGAAAATCTTGAAATAGCTGATAAGGAACAGATTCCAATATGCCAGGATACAGGAATGGCAGTATTTTTTATAGAAGTTGGCCAAGACCTTCACATTGAAGGTGGACTTTTAACAGATGCTATAAACGAAGGTGTTCGACAAGGCTATACAGAAGGATATCTTAGAAAATCTGTTGTTGGGGATCCGATAGAAAGAATCAACACAAAAGACAACACACCAGCTATTATTCACTATGATTTGGTTGCTGGTGATAGTCTTAAAATTACATTGGCACCAAAAGGATTTGGTTCAGAAAACATGAGTCGAATCTTTATGTTAAAGCCAGCTGATGGCATCGAAGGAGTAAAAGAAGCAATTCTTACAGCTGTAAAAGAAGCAGGTCCAAATGCATGCCCACCAATGGTTGTGGGAGTAGGAATTGGTGGAACCTTTGAAAAATCAGCTCTTATGGCAAAAAAAGCTCTTACAAGAGAATTTTCAGAGCGTCAAAATATTCCTTGGGTTAAGGAATTAGAGGATGAAATGCTTGAAAAGATAAATAAGCTTGGCATTGGGCCAGGGGGACTAGGTGGCACTACTACTGCTCTTGCAGTAAATATTAATACTTATGCTACTCACATTGCTGGACTTCCAGTTGCAGTTAATATTTGCTGTCACGTAAATAGACATATTACGAGGAAACTATAA
- the gyrB gene encoding DNA topoisomerase (ATP-hydrolyzing) subunit B translates to MSNEVNQEYGADQIQILEGLEAVRKRPGMYIGSTSERGLHHLVYEIVDNAVDEALAGFCKHIQVTINPDNSVTVVDDGRGIPTGINSKAGIPAVEVVFTVLHAGGKFGGGGYKVSGGLHGVGASVVNALSNWVEVEIKREGKIFKQRYERGKTMYALKEIGTCPIEETGTKVTFLPDNTIFETTIFDYKTLKIRLRETAFLTKGLRITLTDTRGEEPKEESFHYEGGIKEFVQYINRGNEALYDEVIYCEGTRDNIYVEVAMQHNDGYQDQAYSYVNNIVTPEGGTHLTGFRGALTKVFNKYARDNKILKDSDPQLDGDDIREGLTAIISIKIEEPQFEGQTKQKLGNSEARGAVDAIVSEQLTWFLEQNPTIAKNICEKSLLAQRAREAARKARDLTRRKTALEGMSLPGKLADCSDKDPKNCEIFIVEGDSAGGSAKKARSRATQAILPLRGKILNVEKAREDRIYSNAEIKAMITAFGTGIHEDFDISKLRYHKIIIMTDADVDGAHIATLMLTFLYRFMPELIKQGYVYLATPPLYKLEKNKKVWYAYSDEELNNILLEVGRDNNNKIQRYKGLGEMDAEQLWETTMDPEKRILKRVVIDDEDASEINVTFSTLMGDKVEPRREFIEANAKYVQNLDI, encoded by the coding sequence ATGAGCAACGAAGTTAATCAGGAATATGGTGCAGATCAAATACAGATTTTAGAGGGACTAGAAGCAGTACGTAAGCGTCCTGGTATGTATATTGGCTCTACTTCAGAGAGAGGTCTTCATCATTTAGTATATGAGATAGTTGATAATGCAGTTGATGAGGCACTTGCTGGGTTTTGTAAGCATATTCAGGTAACAATTAATCCAGATAATTCAGTTACAGTTGTTGATGATGGTCGTGGTATACCTACAGGTATCAATAGTAAAGCTGGGATTCCAGCAGTTGAGGTTGTATTTACCGTACTTCACGCTGGTGGAAAGTTTGGCGGTGGTGGATACAAAGTATCTGGTGGTCTTCATGGCGTTGGAGCTTCCGTTGTTAATGCTCTTTCTAACTGGGTTGAAGTAGAAATAAAGCGTGAGGGTAAAATTTTCAAGCAGCGTTATGAGCGTGGAAAGACAATGTATGCTCTTAAAGAGATTGGAACTTGCCCAATTGAAGAGACTGGTACAAAGGTTACATTCCTTCCAGATAATACAATTTTTGAAACTACTATTTTTGATTATAAAACTTTAAAGATACGTCTTCGTGAGACAGCATTCCTTACAAAAGGACTTCGCATAACTCTTACCGATACAAGAGGCGAAGAACCAAAGGAGGAAAGCTTCCATTACGAAGGTGGTATCAAAGAATTTGTTCAGTATATTAACCGTGGTAATGAAGCACTTTACGATGAGGTTATTTACTGTGAAGGAACCAGAGATAATATCTATGTTGAAGTTGCCATGCAGCACAACGATGGTTATCAGGATCAAGCCTACAGCTATGTAAATAATATTGTTACACCTGAAGGTGGTACTCATCTTACTGGCTTTAGAGGTGCTCTTACAAAGGTATTTAATAAATACGCTAGAGATAATAAGATTTTAAAGGATAGTGATCCACAGCTTGATGGTGATGATATTCGTGAAGGTCTTACAGCTATCATCTCAATCAAGATTGAAGAGCCTCAGTTTGAAGGTCAGACAAAGCAAAAGCTTGGAAATTCAGAAGCAAGAGGTGCCGTTGATGCAATCGTTTCAGAACAGCTTACTTGGTTCCTTGAGCAGAATCCTACAATTGCAAAAAATATTTGCGAAAAATCGCTGCTTGCGCAGCGAGCAAGAGAAGCAGCTAGAAAAGCTCGTGATCTTACTCGTAGAAAAACAGCTTTAGAAGGAATGTCTCTTCCAGGAAAGCTTGCAGATTGCTCAGACAAAGACCCTAAGAATTGCGAAATCTTTATCGTAGAGGGAGATTCCGCTGGAGGTTCTGCAAAAAAAGCTCGTAGCCGTGCTACTCAGGCAATTCTTCCACTTCGTGGAAAAATCCTTAATGTAGAAAAAGCTCGCGAGGACAGAATTTATAGCAATGCCGAGATTAAAGCCATGATTACAGCTTTCGGTACGGGTATTCACGAGGATTTTGATATTTCAAAGCTTCGTTATCATAAAATCATTATTATGACAGATGCCGACGTTGATGGTGCTCATATCGCCACACTTATGCTTACATTCCTTTACAGATTTATGCCAGAGCTTATAAAGCAGGGATATGTATATCTTGCTACTCCTCCACTTTACAAGCTTGAAAAGAATAAAAAGGTATGGTATGCATACTCAGATGAAGAATTAAACAATATTCTTCTTGAGGTTGGTCGTGACAACAATAACAAGATTCAGCGTTACAAGGGACTTGGTGAGATGGATGCCGAGCAGCTTTGGGAGACAACAATGGATCCTGAAAAGAGAATCCTTAAACGTGTAGTTATTGATGATGAGGACGCTTCAGAAATCAACGTAACTTTCTCAACTCTTATGGGTGATAAGGTTGAACCAAGACGTGAGTTCATTGAGGCTAATGCAAAGTATGTACAGAATTTAGATATCTAG
- a CDS encoding Fe-S-containing hydro-lyase encodes MEQKIQTPITSEITSKLHSGDYCYISGEIYVARDAAHKRMNEALNKGEELPIPIENCTIYYMGPSPARDGRPIGSAGPTTASRMDKYAPRLLDLGLKAMIGKGKRTPEVIEAIKRNNGVYFAAVGGAGALLSKCIKSSEVICYDDLGAEAIRKLYVEDFPVIVVVDSQGNNLYETAIKEFNSL; translated from the coding sequence ATGGAGCAGAAAATACAAACACCAATCACATCAGAAATTACTTCAAAGCTTCATTCAGGAGATTATTGTTATATAAGCGGTGAAATTTATGTGGCAAGGGATGCAGCTCATAAAAGAATGAACGAAGCTCTAAATAAGGGAGAAGAACTTCCAATACCTATTGAAAATTGCACAATTTATTACATGGGTCCTTCACCAGCCAGAGATGGACGCCCAATAGGTTCAGCTGGACCTACAACTGCCAGCCGAATGGATAAATATGCACCGCGTTTATTAGATTTGGGCCTTAAGGCAATGATTGGAAAAGGTAAGCGTACACCAGAAGTTATTGAAGCAATTAAACGAAACAATGGAGTTTATTTTGCAGCTGTTGGTGGTGCTGGGGCATTGCTTTCAAAATGTATCAAATCTTCAGAGGTTATCTGTTATGACGACCTTGGTGCAGAGGCAATAAGAAAGCTCTACGTAGAGGATTTTCCAGTAATTGTCGTGGTAGACTCGCAGGGAAATAACCTCTATGAGACAGCAATAAAAGAATTTAATAGCCTATAA
- a CDS encoding ABC transporter permease, whose protein sequence is MAKYIAKRILLAIVSIWIITMITFFAMNAIPGGPFNKEKATSPAVIATLEARYNLDKPVGQQYVLYMNNLLHGDWGISLHSGRPIWEDMMSKFSVSARLGGMAAIVAIIIGIILGATAALTRNRLPDRLIIFFTTLGTAMPSFVLATLLLLVFCVKLGWFPVFSSSDPNYTLPVIALSVYPMAYITRLTKTSMLDALNQDYVRTARAKGVSKMKVIFLHALRNALIPVITYVGPMVAYILTGSMVVENIFTIGGLGSTFVTSITNRDYTTIMAVTIFLAILMVIANLITDIVYKFIDPRIKLD, encoded by the coding sequence TTGGCTAAGTATATCGCAAAACGAATTTTACTGGCGATAGTGTCTATATGGATTATCACAATGATTACTTTCTTTGCAATGAACGCTATCCCAGGTGGCCCATTCAACAAAGAAAAGGCCACATCACCAGCTGTTATAGCCACTCTTGAGGCTAGATATAATCTGGATAAACCAGTTGGACAGCAATATGTACTTTACATGAATAATCTTCTGCATGGAGATTGGGGAATTTCTCTTCACTCAGGTCGCCCTATTTGGGAGGATATGATGAGTAAGTTCTCAGTATCCGCAAGACTTGGAGGAATGGCTGCTATCGTTGCTATTATCATAGGTATTATTCTTGGTGCAACAGCGGCTCTTACTAGAAATAGATTACCGGATAGATTGATAATATTCTTTACCACCCTTGGAACAGCAATGCCATCATTTGTACTTGCAACTCTTCTTCTTTTGGTATTTTGCGTAAAACTTGGTTGGTTTCCAGTATTTTCATCCTCTGATCCAAATTACACATTACCTGTAATTGCCCTTTCAGTATATCCAATGGCATATATTACACGTCTGACCAAGACAAGTATGCTTGATGCTCTTAATCAGGATTATGTTCGAACTGCCAGAGCAAAGGGTGTTTCTAAGATGAAGGTGATTTTCCTTCATGCACTTAGAAATGCACTTATTCCAGTTATTACATATGTAGGACCGATGGTTGCATACATTTTAACTGGTTCAATGGTAGTAGAAAATATTTTTACAATTGGTGGACTTGGTTCAACATTTGTAACCTCTATCACAAACAGAGATTACACAACAATTATGGCAGTAACAATTTTCCTTGCAATCCTTATGGTAATTGCAAACTTGATTACTGACATTGTATACAAATTCATCGATCCAAGAATTAAGCTTGATTAG